From Diospyros lotus cultivar Yz01 chromosome 4, ASM1463336v1, whole genome shotgun sequence, a single genomic window includes:
- the LOC127798689 gene encoding acetyl-CoA carboxylase 1-like: MSEAQRRSPLGGVGRGSYGYLNGAIPLRTHTPLPEVDEFCFALGGKRSIHSILIANNGMAAVKFMRSIRTWAYETFGTEKAILLVAMATSEDMRINAEHIRIADQFVEVPGGTNNNNYANVQLIVEMAEITHVDAVWPGWGHASENPELPDALDAKGIIFLGPPATSMAALGDKVGSSLIAQAAEVPTLPWSGSHVKIPANSCLDTIPDDIYSKACVYTTEEAISSCQVVGYPAMIKASWGGGGKGIRKVHNDDEVRALFKQVQGEVPGSPIFIMKVAFQSRHLEVQLLCDQYGNVAALHSRDCSVQRRHQKIIEEGPITVAPLETVKNLEQAARRLAQSVNYVGAATVEYLYSMETGEYYFLELNPRLQVEHPVTEWIAEINLPAAQVAVGMGIPLWQIPEIRRFYGMEYGGGYDAWRRTSVFATPFDFDKAESTRPKGHCVAVRVTSEDPDDGFKPTSGKVQELNFKSKPNVWAYFSVKSGGGIHEFSDSQFGHVFAFGESRALAISNMVLGLKEIQIRGEIRSNVDYTIDLLHASDYKDNKIHTGWLDGRIAMRVRAERPPWYLSVVGGSLYKAFASSNAMVSEYLGYLEKGQIPPKHISLVYSQVSLNIEGSKYTIDMVRGGPGSYRLRMNESEIEAEIHSLRDGGLLMQLDGNSHVIYAEEEAGGTRLLIDGRTCLLQNDHDPSKLVAETPCKLLRFLVADGSHVDADTPYAEVEVMKMCMPLLSPTAGIIHFRMSEGQAMQAGELIARLDLDDPSAVRKSEPFTGTFPVLGAPTAISGKVHQRCNASLNAARMILAGYDHDIDEVVQNLLSCLDNPELPCLQWQECLSVLAMRLPKDLRYELESKYKEYECISILQNVDFPAKVLRAVLEAHLSSLTDKERAALERLVEPLMSLVKSYEGGRESHARGIVQALFEEYLSVEEIFNDSIQADVIERFRLQYKKDLLRVVDIVFSHQGIKGKNKLILRLMEHLVYPNPAAYRDKLIRFSALNHRSYSELALKASQLLEQTKLSELRSNIARSLSELEMFTEDGEKWDTPRRKSAIDERMEDLVNAPSSVEDALVGLFDHTDHTLQRRVVETYVRRLYQPFLIKGSVRMQWHRYGLIASWEFLEEHIERKYGFEDQISGKPVVEKHTERKWGAMVIIKSLQFLPTVISSALREATHGTHDSIPNGSAEPTSYGNMLHIALVGINNQMSLLQDSGDEDQAQERIHKLAKIVREKEVGSNLRTAGVGVISCIIQRDEGRNPMRHSFYWSTEKHHYEEEPILRHVEPPLSIYLELDKLNGYENIQYTPSRDRQWHLYTVTDKPLPIQRMFLRTLVRQPTSNGGFMGLDMGAYRSPVAIPFTSRSILRSLRTAIEELELYGHNTTVQSDHAHMYLYILREQQIEDLVPYSRRVEIDAGQEEAAVEKILENLAREIHASVGVKMHRLGVCEWEVKLWMASAGQATGAWRVVVENVSGHTCTVHIYRELEDTTKQRPVYHSNSVRGSLHGVPVTAPYQLLKALDRKRLLARKSSTTYCYDFPLAFETALEKFWASQFPGSRRVRSKVVKVKELVFADQKGSWGTPLVAVVRPPGQNDVGMVAWTIEMSTPEFPSGRTILVVANDVTFKAGSFGTREDAFFFAVTELACSKKLPLIYLAANSGARIGVAEEVKACFKVGWSDESSPERGFQYVYLTPEDYERIQSSVLAHELKLGNGETRWVIDSIVGKEDGLGVENLSGSGAIAAAYARAYKETFTLTYVTGRTVGIGAYLARLGMRCIQRLDQPIILTGFSALNKLLGREVYSSHMQLGGPKIMATNGVVHLTVSHDLEGVSAILKWLSFVPPYSGGPLPILAPSDPPERPVEYFPETACDPRLAICGVLNGSGKWLGGMFDKDSFVETLEGWARTVVTGRAKLGGIPVGIIAVETQTVMQVLPADPGQPDSHERIVPQAGQVWFPDSATKTAQTMMDFNREELPLFILANWRGFSGGQRDLFEGILQAGSMIVENLRTYKQPIFVYIPMMGELRGGAWVVVDSRINSDHIEMYAERTAMGNVLEPEGMIEIKFRTKELLECMGRLDQQLIHLKAKLQEARGTAGAHATCESLQKQIKAREKQLLPVYIQIATKFAELHDTSLRMKAKGVIREVVDWSNCRSFFYKRLLRRVGETSLIKTVRDAAGEQLSYESARDLVKKWFLDSKNAEGGENAWTDDELFFAWKDNPGNYEEKLQELRVQKVLLQLSNIGDSPLDLQALPQGLAALLNKVDPSSRAQLIEELGKVLN, translated from the exons ATGTCAGAAGCCCAAAGGCGGTCACCGTTGGGCGGCGTAGGCCGGGGTAGCTATGGCTACCTTAATGGAGCAATTCCATTAAGGACCCATACTCCATTGCCGGAAGTTGATGAATTCTGTTTTGCCCTTGGAGGAAAGAGGTCAATTCACAGTATCTTAATAGCAAACAATGGAATGGCTGCTGTCAAGTTCATGCGGAGCATAAGGACGTGGGCTTATGAGACATTTGGCACGGAGAAGGCCATATTGTTGGTGGCCATGGCCACCTCAGAGGATATGAGAATCAATGCAGAGCACATCAGGATTGCCGATCAGTTTGTAGAAGTGCCAGGTGGAACTAACAATAATAACTATGCTAACGTGCAGCTCATTGTAGAG ATGGCAGAGATAACACATGTTGATGCAGTTTGGCCAGGTTGGGGTCATGCCTCTGAGAACCCTGAACTGCCAGATGCACTAGATGCAAAGGGAATCATCTTTCTTGGGCCGCCAGCTACGTCCATGGCTGCATTGGGAGATAAAGTTGGCTCCTCATTGATTGCCCAAGCAGCTGAAGTTCCCACCCTTCCATGGAGTGGTTCTCAT GTAAAAATTCCGGCCAACAGCTGTTTGGATACCATACCAGATGACATATATAGCAAAGCATGTGTTTACACTACAGAGGAAGCAATTTCTAGCTGTCAAGTGGTAGGGTACCCTGCTATGATAAAGGCATCCTGGGGTGGTGGTGGTAAAGGCATAAGAAAG gttcacaatGACGATGAAGTCAGGGCATTGTTCAAGCAAGTTCAGGGTGAAGTTCCTGGCTCACCTATATTCATAATGAAGGTTGCTTTTCAG AGCCGGCATCTAGAAGTCCAGTTGCTATGCGATCAATATGGCAATGTTGCAGCTTTGCACAGTCGTGACTGCAGTGTTCAGAGGAGACATCAAAAG ATCATTGAGGAAGGTCCAATTACAGTGGCCCCCCTAGAAACAGTTAAAAACCTGGAGCAGGCAGCGAGAAGGTTAGCCCAATCTGTGAATTATGTTGGAGCTGCTACTGTTGAGTATCTGTACAGTATGGAGACCGGGGAGTACTATTTCTTAGAGCTCAATCCTCGATTACAG GTAGAGCATCCTGTCACAGAGTGGATAGCTGAAATAAATCTGCCAGCAGCACAGGTAGCAGTTGGAATGGGAATTCCTCTCTGGCAAATTCCTG AAATAAGGCGCTTTTATGGAATGGAATATGGTGGAGGGTATGATGCTTGGAGAAGAACATCCGTTTTTGCTACCCCATTTGACTTTGACAAGGCAGAATCTACGAGGCCAAAAGGTCATTGTGTAGCTGTGCGTGTAACAAGTGAGGATCCGGATGATGGTTTTAAGCCTACCAGTGGGAAAGTACAG GAGCTGAATTTTAAAAGCAAGCCAAATGTGTGGGCGTACTTCTCTGTTAAG TCTGGAGGAGGCATTCATGAATTTTCAGATTCTCAATTTG GTCATGTTTTTGCCTTTGGAGAGTCTAGAGCCCTAGCAATTTCGAATATGGTTCTTGGGCTGAAGGAAATTCAAATTCGGGGAGAAATTCGTTCAAATGTTGATTACACAATTGACCTATTACAT GCTTCAGATTACAAGGACAACAAGATACACACCGGCTGGTTGGATGGTAGAATAGCAATGCGAGTTAGAGCTGAAAGGCCTCCTTGGTATCTCTCTGTGGTTGGAGGGTCTCTTTAT AAAGCATTTGCTAGCAGTAACGCTATGGTTTCAGAGTATCTTGGTTATCTTGAAAAGGGCCAAATCCCTCCCAAG CACATCTCACTTGTTTACTCCCAAGTTTCATTGAATATTGAAGGAAGCAAATATACA ATTGATATGGTGAGAGGAGGACCAGGAAGTTACAGATTGAGAATGAATGAATCAGAGATTGAGGCTGAGATACACAGTCTTCGTGATGGAGGTTTACTAATGCAG TTGGATGGAAACAGTCATGTGATATATGCAGAGGAAGAAGCTGGTGGAACTCGCCTTCTCATTGATGGAAGGACTTGCTTGCTTCAG AATGATCATGATCCATCCAAGCTAGTGGCAGAGACTCCGTGCAAGCTACTAAGGTTTTTGGTTGCGGATGGTAGTCATGTTGATGCTGATACACCTTATGCAGAGGTAGAGGTTATGAAGATGTGCATGCCACTCCTTTCACCTACTGCTGGGATTATCCACTTCAGGATGTCTGAAGGCCAGGCCATGCAG GCTGGTGAGCTTATAGCAAGGCTTgatttagatgatccatcaGCTGTAAGAAAATCAGAACCTTTCACTGGGACCTTTCCAGTCTTGGGCGCTCCTACTGCAATATCTGGAAAAGTTCATCAGAGGTGTAATGCTAGTTTGAATGCAGCCCGGATGATTCTAGCTGGATATGACCATGATATTGATGAA GTTGTGCAAAACTTGCTCAGTTGTCTTGATAATCCTGAGCTCCCTTGCCTTCAATGGCAAGAATGCTTGTCTGTTCTGGCAATGCGGCTTCCTAAAGATCTCAGATACGAG CTGGAATCAAAATACAAAGAGTATGAATGTATCTCGATCTTGCAAAATGTGGATTTCCCTGCCAAAGTGCTACGGGCTGTTCTTGAG GCCCATCTTAGTTCTTTGACTGACAAAGAAAGAGCAGCCCTAGAAAGGCTTGTTGAACCTTTGATGAGTCTTGTTAAGTCTTATGAAGGTGGAAGAGAGAGTCATGCCCGTGGTATTGTTCAGGCCCTTTTTGAGGAGTATTTATCCGTGGAGGAAATATTTAATGACAGTATCCAG GCTGATGTGATTGAACGTTTTCGTCTTCAATATAAGAAAGATCTCTTGAGGGTTGTGGATATCGTATTCTCTCATCAG GGCATCAAGGGTAAAAATAAACTGATACTGAGACTCATGGAACACTTGGTGTACCCTAATCCTGCTGCATATAGGGATAAACTAATCCGTTTCTCTGCACTCAATCATAGAAGCTATTCTGAG TTGGCATTGAAGGCAAGCCAACTTCTAGAACAGACCAAATTGAGTGAACTCCGGTCCAACATTGCTAGAAGTCTTTCTGAATTAGAGATGTTTACTGAAGATGGTGAAAAATGGGATACCCCAAGGAGGAAAAGTGCCATTGATGAGAGGATGGAGGATCTTGTCAATGCTCCTTCATCAGTTGAAGATGCCCTTGTGGGTCTTTTTGACCACACTGATCACACCCTTCAGAGACGGGTTGTGGAGACGTATGTTCGTAGACTATATCAG CCCTTCCTTATAAAGGGTAGCGTCAGGATGCAATGGCACAGGTATGGTCTTATTGCTTCATGGGAGTTCTTGGAAGAGCATATTGAGAGAAAGTATGGTTTTGAAGATCAAATATCAGGCAAACCAGTAGTTGAGAAACACACTGAGAGGAAATGGGGAGCCATGGTCATCATCAAATCTCTTCAGTTTTTGCCAACAGTAATAAGCTCTGCACTGAGGGAAGCTACTCATGGTACACATGACAGCATCCCAAATGGATCTGCTGAGCCGACAAGCTATGGTAATATGCTTCATATCGCATTAGTAGGCATCAACAACCAGATGAGTTTGCTTCAGGACAG CGGTGATGAAGATCAGGCTCAAGAGAGAATTCACAAGTTAGCCAAAATAGTTAGAGAGAAAGAAGTTGGCTCCAATCTTCGGACTGCAGGTGTAGGTGTTATTAGCTGCATCATACAGAGGGATGAAGGACGAAACCCTATGAGGCACTCATTTTATTGGTCAACAGAAAAACATCACTATGAGGAAGAGCCTATATTGCGCCATGTGGAGCCTCCTCTATCGATATACCTTGAATTG GACAAGCTCAACGGCTATGAGAATATACAATACACTCCATCACGAGACCGTCAATGGCACCTATACACTGTTACAGACAAGCCATTACCAATCCAGAGGATGTTCCTCAGAACCCTTGTAAGGCAGCCAACCTCAAATGGAGGGTTCATGGGCCTAGACATGGGAGCATATAGGTCCCCGGTGGCAATACCTTTTACTTCAAGGAGCATCTTGAGATCCTTAAGAACCGCAATAGAAGAGTTGGAACTCTATGGTCATAACACAACTGTTCAATCTGATCATGCTCATATGTATCTCTATATCCTGCGGGAGCAACAAATAGAAGATCTTGTGCCATACTCAAG GAGAGTGGAAATAGATGCTGGGCAAGAAGAAGCCGCAGttgagaaaattttggaaaacctGGCACGTGAAATTCATGCATCTGTCGGGGTGAAGATGCATCGTTTAGGTGTTTGTGAGTGGGAAGTCAAGCTCTGGATGGCATCTGCTGGACAAGCAACTGGTGCTTGGAGGGTTGTGGTTGAGAACGTGAGTGGTCACACATGCACTGTCCAT ATATATAGGGAATTGGAGGATACGACTAAACAAAGACCAGTCTACCACTCTAATTCTGTGAGGGGCTCTCTACATGGTGTACCTGTGACTGCACCATATCAGCTTCTAAAAGCTCTTGATCGGAAACGGCTTTTGGCCAGGAAAAGCAGCACTACATACTGCTACGATTTCCCATTG GCATTTGAAACGGCCTTGGAAAAGTTTTGGGCATCCCAATTCCCAGGTAGTAGAAGAGTACGTAGTAAAGTTGTCAAAGTCAAGGAGCTCGTATTTGCTGATCAAAAAGGCTCCTGGGGTACTCCTCTTGTCGCGGTGGTGCGCCCACCTGGTCAGAATGATGTTGGAATGGTAGCCTGGACTATTGAAATGTCTACTCCTGAGTTCCCTTCTGGGAGGACAATCTTGGTAGTAGCAAATGACGTGACTTTCAAAGCTGGATCTTTTGGTACAAGGGAGGATGCATTTTTCTTTGCGGTTACTGAGCTTGCTTGTTCTAAGAAACTGCCTTTAATTTACTTGGCAGCAAACTCAGGGGCTCGTATAGGAGTAGCTGAGGAAGTGAAAGCTTGCTTTAAAGTTGGTTGGTCTGATGAATCAAGCCCAGAACGTGGCTTTCAGTATGTGTATTTGACTCCTGAAGATTATGAGCGAATTCAGTCATCTGTGTTGGCACATGAGTTAAAGCTGGGAAATGGAGAGACCAGATGGGTAATAGATAGCATTGTAGGAAAGGAGGACGGCTTAGGGGTTGAGAACTTATCTGGGAGTGGAGCCATTGCAGCTGCATATGCAAGGGCATACAAGGAAACCTTCACCTTAACATATGTAACAGGAAGAACTGTTGGGATAGGTGCTTACCTTGCTCGTCTTGGTATGCGGTGCATACAGCGACTTGATCAGCCTATTATTCTTACTGGTTTTTCTGCACTGAACAAACTACTGGGCCGGGAGGTTTACAGCTCCCACATGCAACTGGGTGGGCCTAAAATCATGGCCACCAATGGGGTTGTTCACCTGACAGTCTCACATGATCTTGAAGGGGTATCAGCTATTTTGAAATGGCTAAGCTTTGTCCCACCCTACTCAGGcggtccacttcccattttggCGCCCTCAGATCCTCCAGAGAGGCCCGTTGAGTACTTCCCTGAGACTGCATGTGATCCCCGTTTGGCAATCTGCGGTGTTCTCAATGGAAGTGGGAAGTGGCTCGGGGGTATGTTTGACAAGGATAGCTTTGTTGAGACCCTGGAAGGCTGGGCAAGGACAGTAGTGACAGGAAGGGCAAAGCTTGGGGGAATCCCTGTAGGAATAATTGCTGTTGAAACTCAGACTGTGATGCAAGTTCTCCCCGCAGATCCTGGGCAACCTGATTCCCACGAAAGGATTGTACCTCAAGCTGGTCAAGTATGGTTTCCTGATTCTGCAACTAAGACAGCTCAAACAATGATGGATTTTAACAGGGAAGAGCTCCCCCTCTTCATTCTTGCTAACTGGAGAGGCTTCTCAGGTGGGCAGAGGGACCTTTTTGAAGGGATCCTTCAGGCAGGGTCAATGATTGTCGAGAACCTTAGGACGTACAAGCAacctatttttgtatatatccCTATGATGGGTGAGCTCCGAGGTGGGGCATGGGTGGTTGTGGATAGTAGGATCAATTCAGACCATATCGAAATGTATGCAGAACGCACTGCCATGGGAAATGTCCTTGAACCAGAAGGGATGATTGAGATCAAATTCAGAACAAAAGAGTTGCTAGAGTGCATGGGTAGGCTCGACCAACAGCTGATCCATCTGAAGGCAAAACTTCAGGAAGCCCGGGGTACTGCTGGGGCTCATGCAACTTGTGAATCCCTGCAGAAGCAGATTAAAGCACGGGAGAAGCAGCTCTTACCGGTATACATTCAGATAGCCACAAAATTTGCAGAACTGCATGACACTTCACTGAGGATGAAAGCTAAAGGAGTAATCAGAGAAGTTGTTGACTGGAGTAACTGCCGGTCTTTCTTCTACAAGAGATTGCTCCGGCGGGTTGGCGAGACTTCTCTGATCAAGACTGTCAGAGATGCTGCCGGTGAGCAGTTGTCTTATGAATCTGCAAGGGACCTGGTCAAGAAGTGGTTTTTGGATTCCAAGAATGCAGAAGGTGGAGAAAATGCTTGGACAGATGATGAGCTTTTCTTTGCATGGAAGGATAATCCAGGAAACTACGAGGAAAAGCTACAGGAGCTGCGGGTACAAAAAGTATTGCTTCAATTATCAAATATTGGGGATTCACCATTAGATCTACAAGCTCTACCTCAGGGTCTTGCTGCCCTTTTGAACAAG GTGGACCCGTCAAGTCGAGCTCAATTGATCGAGGAACTTGGGAAGGTGCTCAATTAA